AGGGCTACCCCTCCTCGCCGTTTCAAGAGCTGTTGGATGCGCCCAGCAACAGTACGTCGGGGGCCCCCGCTGGCGCCTCCAGCTTCTCGGATCCCTTCTTCGTGGTGGAGACCCTTTGCATCATCTGGTTCTCCTTTGAGCTGCTGGTGCGGTTCTTCGCGTGCCCCAGCAAAGCCACCTTCTCGAGAAACATCATGAACCTGATAGACATCGTGGCCATCATCCCTTATTTTATCACGCTGGGCACGGAGCTGGCTGAGAGGCAGGGCAATGGACAGCAAGCCATGTCCCTGGCTATCCTGAGGGTCATTCGCCTGGTGAGGGTCTTCCGCATCTTCAAGCTCTCTCGCCATTCCAAGGGGCTGCAGATCCTGGGGCAAACGCTGAAGGCTTCCATGAGGGAGTTGGGGTTGCTTATCTTTTTCCTGTTTATTGGGGTCATCCTTTTCTCCAGCGCAGTCTACTTTGCCGAGGCAGATGACCCCACTTCAGGTTTTAGCAGTATCCCGGATGCCTTCTGGTGGGCAGTGGTAACCATGACAACAGTAGGTTATGGTGACATGCACCCAGTGACCATAGGGGGCAAGATTGTGGGGTCTCTCTGTGCCATCGCTGGTGTCCTGACCATTGCTTTGCCTGTCCCTGTGATTGTTTCCAACTTCAATTACTTCTACCACCGggagacagaaggggaagagcaaGCACAGTACATGCATGTGGGAAGTTGCCAGCACCTGACCTCATCGGCTGAGGACCTCCGAAAAGCACGGAGTAATTCCACTCTGAGTAAGTCGGAGTATATGGTGATTGAAGAGGGGGGTATGAACCATAGCGCTTTCCCCCAGACTCCCTTCAAAACGGGCAATTCCACTGCCACCTGCAACACGAACAATAATCCCAATTCCTGTGTCAACATCAAAAAGATATTTACTGATGTTTAATATATGATACAAGTGACATGCTATGCTCAGTATTGTGTGGAACATACCCTCTTGGTCTGTGTATGCCCTTATTTTATACATCTCCAGACCATTCATCCAGGAAAGGACATAAAGAAGTGGAAAGCACACTTCTTCATTTTCTGTCTCCCCTCTGCTTCATACTGAAACAGGTGTCTGTTTTGCAAGTGGGCTGCATTCTCTcagctctccttttttttttcttcctccctctcttaaTACTGCCAACAAGAAACTTACCTTTCAACTTGGTTTCTAGTACAagccctgtttaaaaaaaaaatcggtACATCCTGGGAGGAAATGAAACTGAAGAACAGTTAGAGTAACTGTTTAAcctcagaactgaaaggcagtttttttctttactaaGTAAAGCAGGCACATACTTGAATGATGCTTCAGTTTGATGGACCCTTCAACATTATTGACTGTTTAGTTCAGTTGCCTATGCTGTGGATGTGTGGATGAAAAGTCTACTTAGAACAatgacttgtttatttgttttct
The sequence above is a segment of the Manis pentadactyla isolate mManPen7 chromosome 4, mManPen7.hap1, whole genome shotgun sequence genome. Coding sequences within it:
- the KCNA3 gene encoding potassium voltage-gated channel subfamily A member 3; translated protein: MDEHLSLLRSPPPPPSARHRAHPPQHPASGGGAHTLVNPGYAEPAAGPALPPDMTVVPGDHLLEPEAADGGGEPPQGDCGGGGGGGGGCDRYEPLPPALPAASEQDCCGERVVINISGLRFETQLKTLCQFPETLLGDPKRRMRYFDPLRNEYFFDRNRPSFDAILYYYQSGGRIRRPVNVPIDIFSEEIRFYQLGEEAMEKFREDEGFLREEERPLPRRDFQRQVWLLFEYPESSGPARGIAIVSVLVILISIVIFCLETLPEFRDEKGYPSSPFQELLDAPSNSTSGAPAGASSFSDPFFVVETLCIIWFSFELLVRFFACPSKATFSRNIMNLIDIVAIIPYFITLGTELAERQGNGQQAMSLAILRVIRLVRVFRIFKLSRHSKGLQILGQTLKASMRELGLLIFFLFIGVILFSSAVYFAEADDPTSGFSSIPDAFWWAVVTMTTVGYGDMHPVTIGGKIVGSLCAIAGVLTIALPVPVIVSNFNYFYHRETEGEEQAQYMHVGSCQHLTSSAEDLRKARSNSTLSKSEYMVIEEGGMNHSAFPQTPFKTGNSTATCNTNNNPNSCVNIKKIFTDV